In Sphingomonas sp. LR60, the following are encoded in one genomic region:
- a CDS encoding outer membrane protein assembly factor BamE has protein sequence MRPLIFLALAGVLAAGCAPLRSHQGYIVDADLVNAIQPGVDNRQSVLATLGTPSFASQFNQGDWYYIARDSRNYAFNAPRPKEQLTLQVSFDQAGNVTAIRKSGVEQVVSLKPYGKTTPTLGRERGFFQDLFGNIGAVGAAGGPGGAGPTGRNGQ, from the coding sequence GCGTTCTTGCCGCGGGCTGTGCTCCGCTCCGCTCGCATCAGGGCTATATCGTCGACGCCGATCTGGTGAACGCGATTCAGCCTGGGGTCGACAACCGCCAGTCGGTGCTCGCCACGCTCGGCACGCCCAGCTTCGCCAGCCAGTTCAATCAGGGCGACTGGTATTATATTGCCCGCGACAGCCGGAACTACGCGTTCAATGCGCCGCGCCCCAAGGAACAGCTGACGCTGCAGGTCAGCTTCGATCAGGCCGGGAACGTCACGGCGATCCGCAAGTCCGGGGTCGAGCAGGTCGTCAGCCTGAAGCCTTACGGCAAGACCACCCCGACGCTCGGCCGCGAGCGTGGGTTCTTCCAGGATCTGTTCGGCAATATCGGCGCCGTCGGTGCAGCCGGCGGGCCGGGCGGAGCGGGGCCGACCGGGCGTAACGGCCAGTAA
- a CDS encoding RcnB family protein codes for MRHLVTAALLAATALSGVVASAPAAAQSREELLRDRQDIRQERRQLDRARERGDWRDVRAQRGDLRDARQEYREDRRDYRQQRQWQRDRRVWQGDMQRWRAGHRDLYARGGWQAPFRYQAFRPGVSIAPSYYGTRYVIADPWRYRLPAAPSRARWVRHYDDALLVDQRRGIVLDVVRGFYF; via the coding sequence ATGCGTCATCTTGTCACCGCTGCGCTGCTCGCCGCGACCGCATTGTCGGGCGTCGTCGCGTCGGCACCGGCCGCCGCGCAGTCGCGGGAGGAGCTGCTGCGCGATCGTCAGGACATCCGCCAAGAGCGACGCCAGCTCGACCGGGCACGCGAACGGGGCGATTGGCGCGACGTTCGGGCGCAGCGTGGCGACCTTCGCGACGCGCGGCAGGAATATCGGGAGGATCGCCGCGACTATCGCCAGCAGCGCCAGTGGCAGCGCGATCGGCGCGTCTGGCAGGGCGATATGCAGCGATGGCGCGCCGGGCACCGCGACCTATACGCGCGCGGCGGCTGGCAGGCGCCGTTCCGCTATCAGGCGTTTCGACCAGGTGTCAGCATTGCGCCGTCCTATTATGGGACGCGATACGTGATCGCCGATCCGTGGCGCTATCGCTTGCCGGCGGCACCAAGTCGCGCGCGTTGGGTTCGCCACTATGACGATGCGTTGCTGGTCGATCAGCGGCGCGGAATCGTGCTCGACGTAGTTCGAGGCTTCTACTTCTAA
- a CDS encoding glycosyl transferase family protein: MVPAPPLPLAVFVPAWEEQRVIGAMLRATLTRYDHPDYRLYVGCYPNDPGTLQEPRAVAAEDGRVRVVVGAHDGPTTKADCLNQLWQALLADDLGSARQTAAIVLHDAEDVVDPAELRVFDDHLRDVALVQLPVVPLIDPRRRLISGHYADEFAESHRRDLVVRSALEAAIPLVGVACAIRRDALDRLDDGSGTPFEPQSLTEDYELGLRVAALGLPARFVRLREGAQGRLIATRAFFPDTIDTAVRQKARWVNGIALLGWDRTGWGGRHHAAEYWMRMRDRRGLLAVLALIAAYLALVGWGLSFLAHLVTHSSAAPLATGLRIMLTLNGGLLCWRLVARVMHTSAEHGWGEGARAVPRAMVSNYVAMLAARRALTRYLASFFGPAPRWEKTVHRFPD; the protein is encoded by the coding sequence ATGGTGCCCGCACCGCCTCTGCCACTGGCGGTTTTCGTGCCGGCCTGGGAAGAGCAAAGGGTGATCGGCGCGATGTTGCGCGCGACGCTGACGCGCTACGACCACCCCGATTATCGCCTGTATGTCGGCTGTTATCCCAACGATCCTGGGACGTTGCAGGAGCCACGGGCGGTAGCGGCCGAGGATGGCCGTGTACGCGTGGTGGTGGGGGCACATGATGGCCCGACGACCAAGGCCGACTGCCTCAACCAATTGTGGCAGGCACTGCTCGCCGACGATCTCGGCAGCGCCCGGCAGACCGCCGCGATAGTCCTGCACGATGCGGAAGATGTCGTCGATCCGGCCGAGTTGCGGGTGTTCGACGATCATCTGCGCGATGTGGCGTTGGTGCAACTTCCGGTCGTGCCGCTGATCGATCCGCGGCGGCGCCTGATTTCCGGCCATTATGCCGATGAGTTTGCCGAGTCGCACCGGCGCGATCTGGTGGTTCGGTCCGCGCTGGAGGCGGCAATTCCCCTCGTCGGCGTGGCATGCGCGATTCGTCGCGATGCGCTCGACCGGCTCGACGACGGCAGCGGCACGCCGTTCGAACCGCAAAGCCTCACGGAGGATTACGAACTGGGGCTGCGGGTTGCGGCGCTGGGCTTGCCGGCCCGTTTCGTGCGCCTGCGGGAGGGAGCGCAAGGCCGGCTGATCGCAACCCGCGCGTTCTTTCCGGACACGATCGACACCGCGGTGCGCCAGAAAGCACGCTGGGTGAATGGAATCGCGCTTCTGGGGTGGGATCGGACCGGCTGGGGAGGGCGACACCACGCAGCGGAATATTGGATGCGGATGCGCGATCGACGCGGACTGCTGGCAGTGCTGGCTTTGATCGCGGCTTATCTGGCGCTGGTCGGCTGGGGGCTGTCGTTTCTGGCCCACCTCGTGACCCATAGTTCGGCCGCGCCCCTCGCCACCGGCCTGCGCATAATGCTAACGCTCAACGGCGGATTGTTGTGCTGGCGGCTGGTCGCACGGGTGATGCATACCTCCGCCGAACACGGCTGGGGTGAGGGAGCCCGGGCAGTGCCGCGTGCGATGGTCTCCAATTATGTCGCGATGCTGGCGGCACGACGCGCGCTGACCCGGTATCTCGCCTCGTTTTTCGGGCCGGCGCCGCGCTGGGAAAAGACGGTGCACCGCTTTCCGGATTAG
- a CDS encoding sulfite exporter TauE/SafE family protein yields the protein MDIYLPIANLSVNALVMIALGAGVGLLSGMFGVGGGFLTTPLLIVYGIPPTVAAASAASQVTGASVSGVFAHFRRGGVDTRMGTVLVIGGVVGSLFGAWLFRLLQQWGQIDTTIAITYVLLLGSIGFMMLKEAVDAILVAKGRRSAPARRRRHHPLVASLPFRTRFYASGLYISPLAPLLLGFFTGILTILLGVGGGFVLVPAMIYLLGMSTAVVVGTSLFQILFVTAAATLVHATTTKAVDIVLAGLLLVGSVVGAQVGARFAAKARPEYLRLALALMVLLVAGRIALGLGWRPDEIYTVELS from the coding sequence ATGGACATCTATCTGCCGATCGCGAACCTGTCGGTGAACGCGCTGGTGATGATCGCGCTGGGCGCGGGCGTCGGTCTGCTGTCGGGGATGTTCGGGGTGGGCGGCGGCTTCCTGACCACCCCGCTGCTGATCGTTTACGGCATCCCGCCCACCGTCGCCGCCGCCTCGGCCGCAAGTCAGGTGACGGGTGCGAGCGTGTCGGGCGTGTTCGCGCATTTCCGGCGCGGCGGGGTCGACACGCGGATGGGGACGGTGCTGGTGATCGGCGGCGTCGTCGGCTCGCTGTTCGGTGCGTGGCTGTTCCGGCTACTCCAGCAATGGGGCCAGATCGATACGACGATCGCGATCACCTATGTGCTGCTGCTCGGCTCGATCGGGTTCATGATGCTCAAGGAAGCGGTCGACGCGATCCTGGTCGCCAAGGGACGGCGCAGTGCGCCGGCGCGGCGGCGGCGGCACCATCCGCTGGTCGCCAGCCTGCCGTTCCGGACGCGCTTCTATGCCTCGGGGCTCTACATCTCGCCGCTCGCGCCGCTGCTGCTCGGCTTCTTTACCGGCATCCTGACGATCCTGCTCGGGGTCGGCGGCGGGTTCGTGCTGGTGCCGGCGATGATCTATCTGCTCGGCATGTCTACCGCGGTGGTGGTGGGGACCAGCCTGTTCCAAATCCTGTTCGTCACCGCGGCAGCGACGTTGGTGCACGCGACCACCACCAAGGCGGTCGATATCGTGCTCGCGGGACTGCTGCTGGTCGGATCGGTCGTCGGCGCACAGGTCGGCGCGCGGTTCGCGGCCAAGGCGCGGCCGGAATATCTGCGGCTGGCGCTCGCGCTGATGGTGCTGCTGGTCGCGGGACGGATCGCGCTGGGGCTGGGGTGGCGGCCCGACGAGATCTACACGGTCGAGCTGTCGTGA
- a CDS encoding TIGR02186 family protein, with protein sequence MAQAKPLLVPDVSQREIDIAYSFAGAELLLFGAIIYPGGRPPTDTKGADVVVVVKGPTQSIVIREKEKVAGIWVNAGRLRYRSAPSFYAVASSRPLSELVDARTRAIYELGLDSLQLSPASAAPSDVQDRFTRGLVEQRQRTGLFYEAPRAVEISDGVLYRARVSIPARVPVGRFTAETFLVRDGRVLAVAVRDIDIRKKGFERFVAQAADRHEWLYGGAAVLLSVALGWGPDGWRGAERVHPIFTNRSLRRALRKPRNSACL encoded by the coding sequence ATGGCGCAGGCCAAGCCGCTGCTGGTACCCGACGTCTCGCAGCGCGAGATCGACATCGCCTACAGCTTCGCAGGCGCCGAGCTGCTGCTGTTCGGCGCGATCATCTATCCCGGCGGACGGCCGCCGACCGACACCAAGGGCGCCGACGTCGTGGTGGTGGTGAAGGGCCCGACGCAGTCGATCGTGATCCGCGAGAAGGAGAAGGTCGCCGGCATCTGGGTCAATGCCGGGCGGTTGCGCTATCGCTCGGCGCCGTCTTTCTATGCGGTCGCCTCGTCGCGACCGCTGAGCGAGCTGGTCGATGCGCGGACACGTGCGATCTACGAGCTGGGGCTCGACAGCCTGCAATTGTCGCCCGCCTCCGCCGCCCCGTCCGACGTGCAGGATCGCTTCACGCGCGGGCTGGTCGAGCAACGTCAGCGCACCGGCTTGTTCTACGAGGCGCCGCGCGCGGTCGAGATCAGCGACGGGGTGCTGTACCGCGCGCGCGTGTCGATCCCGGCGCGGGTGCCGGTCGGGCGCTTCACCGCCGAAACCTTCCTCGTTCGAGACGGGCGGGTGCTGGCGGTGGCGGTGCGCGACATCGATATCCGCAAGAAAGGCTTCGAGCGGTTCGTCGCGCAAGCAGCCGATCGCCATGAATGGCTGTACGGCGGCGCGGCGGTGTTGCTGTCGGTCGCGCTCGGCTGGGGGCCGGACGGCTGGCGCGGCGCTGAGCGCGTCCACCCGATCTTTACGAACCGCAGCTTAAGGCGGGCCCTTCGGAAGCCTCGGAATAGCGCTTGCTTATGA